From Paenibacillus sp. PK3_47, the proteins below share one genomic window:
- a CDS encoding LacI family DNA-binding transcriptional regulator has product MATIKDIAREAGVSAATVSRVLNNDLSLSVSDDTRTRIFAVAGQLGYKPARLKQMKRDTKLGGKTVSLLLWCSPEEERDDPYYGSIRRGVELRCEELGIVLGQTLRGRTSHPALRPGDGLIVVGGFDLQDLEGLHSDPNTIVLVDQYLERPDYDSVRTHFRQAVNQALGHLLALGHRDIAFIGGGGEGERRAHHFKRILTEKGCYDAGLIRTGSWSSADGYRMMDELLAGGKRPTACFAASDPLAVGALRALHDHGVQVPEEMAVVGFDDIEMAAYVQPPLTTVRAYPEQMGKAAVQLLAERFEGREAPSHTIIGTKLIVRDSCGGAAD; this is encoded by the coding sequence TTGGCAACGATTAAAGACATCGCCCGCGAGGCTGGCGTATCTGCCGCTACTGTATCAAGAGTGCTCAATAATGACCTTTCCCTGTCTGTCAGTGACGATACACGGACCCGTATTTTTGCCGTCGCCGGACAGCTTGGCTACAAGCCGGCCCGGCTCAAGCAGATGAAGCGGGATACGAAGCTGGGCGGCAAAACCGTCTCGCTCCTGCTCTGGTGTTCGCCTGAAGAGGAACGGGACGATCCCTATTACGGATCGATCCGCCGGGGGGTAGAGCTTCGCTGTGAAGAGCTGGGCATTGTGCTCGGCCAGACGCTGCGCGGGCGCACCTCTCATCCGGCCCTGCGGCCCGGCGATGGCCTTATCGTCGTAGGCGGCTTTGACCTTCAGGATCTGGAAGGGCTTCATTCCGATCCGAATACAATTGTGCTTGTCGACCAGTACCTGGAACGCCCTGATTATGACTCGGTACGTACCCACTTCCGCCAGGCGGTCAACCAGGCACTCGGGCATCTGCTAGCACTTGGCCACCGTGACATTGCCTTTATCGGCGGCGGGGGGGAAGGCGAGCGGCGCGCACATCATTTTAAGCGGATTCTGACGGAGAAAGGGTGTTATGATGCCGGGCTGATCCGCACGGGCAGCTGGAGCAGTGCTGACGGCTACCGGATGATGGATGAGCTGCTGGCAGGCGGCAAACGGCCGACGGCCTGCTTTGCAGCCAGTGATCCGCTGGCGGTCGGCGCCCTGCGTGCCCTGCATGATCACGGCGTACAGGTACCGGAGGAGATGGCGGTTGTCGGCTTCGATGATATTGAGATGGCCGCTTATGTCCAGCCTCCGCTGACCACTGTACGCGCTTACCCGGAACAGATGGGCAAAGCTGCCGTCCAGCTTCTGGCCGAACGGTTTGAAGGGCGTGAAGCGCCGTCGCATACGATCATCGGCACGAAGCTGATTGTCCGGGACAGCTGCGGCGGTGCTGCTGATTAA
- a CDS encoding sensor histidine kinase, with protein sequence MKIIVYIRKWFGRLRFKSKVIAIFLPLLIFSLLILGALSSHLFSRSLIDRTTRNVADESQLILSRTDYILRSAETAANIMVTNINRLYETYPAVQTAAVTLEQIRFSNLMQSRLSTDLSIFREVDAAVFVGNDGTVYPSYTSGRDEGGIAASGMLEQVKEADSYGTSHWFDMQQRDYMTPDPASPVLTLGKIVINIDTGETLGTLFLIIKEEQLSAFLQSSDPAAPKSYYFMDKQLRIVAAADKNSLLTQIEPSMAAEIGKNHASTRAASFSYREDGNLVTVSHYGRMDWELINVVSLQLLTADVRQNVRLTALVGALCLIFSLFGASLLSRMVAGPLERLTRAMRQVVSGDLEPVVEAKTEDEIGTIAEAFNFMVGRVRELLHKVTQEQNRKREYELALISAQIKPHFLYNTLDTIYVLNELDRNEEARDTTKALADFYRMVLNKGRELIILEKEAEITDDYLAIMQIRYPDVFRYEIDIPAELSGTPVPKLSLQPLVENAIYHGLKKKGSKGFIRIQAFAVDGKVFVQVIDNGVGMEEERIESIMSGYSPEEETRSIGTYSVQQRLSLYFGEEYGLTVQSALGEGTTVELSLPMLGNEKRDEQDVQGDDR encoded by the coding sequence TTGAAAATTATTGTATACATCCGGAAATGGTTCGGCCGGCTCCGGTTCAAAAGCAAGGTCATTGCCATATTTCTTCCCCTGCTGATTTTTTCTCTGCTTATTCTGGGCGCATTGTCCAGCCATTTATTCAGCCGTTCGCTGATTGACCGGACTACACGCAATGTTGCCGATGAATCCCAGCTTATTCTTTCCCGAACGGATTATATTCTCCGCAGTGCAGAAACGGCGGCCAATATTATGGTCACCAACATTAACCGTCTGTACGAAACTTATCCGGCTGTCCAGACCGCAGCGGTTACGCTGGAGCAGATACGTTTTTCCAATCTGATGCAGAGCCGGCTCTCCACCGATCTGTCCATCTTCAGGGAAGTGGATGCGGCGGTGTTCGTCGGTAACGACGGTACTGTGTATCCTTCCTACACATCGGGCCGGGATGAGGGAGGCATTGCTGCCAGCGGCATGCTGGAGCAGGTGAAGGAGGCTGACAGCTATGGAACGTCACACTGGTTCGATATGCAGCAGCGGGATTACATGACGCCTGACCCGGCATCTCCTGTACTTACCCTGGGGAAAATAGTCATCAATATTGATACCGGCGAGACGCTCGGCACACTGTTCCTGATTATAAAAGAGGAGCAGCTGTCCGCATTCTTACAGTCCAGCGATCCGGCAGCACCCAAGAGTTACTATTTCATGGATAAACAGCTGCGCATCGTGGCTGCGGCAGACAAAAACAGCCTGCTGACACAGATAGAGCCCTCAATGGCAGCAGAGATCGGAAAGAATCACGCGTCAACACGTGCCGCCAGCTTCTCTTATAGAGAGGACGGCAATCTGGTAACGGTCAGCCATTACGGCCGGATGGACTGGGAGCTGATCAATGTGGTTTCCCTCCAGCTGCTGACGGCCGATGTCCGGCAGAATGTGAGGCTGACGGCGCTGGTAGGAGCGCTGTGCCTGATTTTTTCCCTGTTCGGTGCCAGCCTCCTGTCCCGGATGGTGGCAGGTCCCCTGGAACGGCTGACCAGAGCGATGCGCCAGGTCGTCAGCGGAGATCTGGAACCGGTGGTGGAAGCGAAGACCGAAGACGAAATCGGGACGATCGCGGAAGCGTTCAACTTTATGGTCGGACGTGTACGGGAGCTGCTTCATAAAGTGACACAGGAACAGAACCGCAAACGGGAGTACGAGCTTGCACTGATCAGCGCGCAGATCAAGCCGCATTTTTTATATAACACGCTGGATACGATCTATGTACTGAATGAGCTTGACCGCAACGAAGAGGCGCGGGACACGACCAAGGCGCTGGCGGATTTTTACCGGATGGTGCTGAACAAAGGAAGAGAGCTTATCATTCTGGAAAAGGAAGCGGAGATCACCGACGATTATCTGGCCATCATGCAGATCCGTTATCCGGATGTATTCCGCTACGAGATTGATATTCCGGCTGAGCTGTCAGGAACGCCGGTTCCGAAGCTGTCGCTGCAGCCGCTGGTCGAGAACGCTATTTATCACGGACTTAAGAAAAAGGGCAGCAAAGGCTTCATCCGTATCCAGGCGTTTGCTGTGGACGGTAAGGTATTCGTACAGGTGATTGACAATGGTGTCGGCATGGAGGAGGAGCGGATCGAATCCATTATGTCGGGCTATTCGCCGGAGGAGGAAACACGCTCTATCGGTACATACAGTGTGCAGCAGCGGCTGAGCCTGTATTTTGGAGAGGAATATGGCCTGACTGTGCAGAGCGCGCTGGGTGAGGGGACTACGGTGGAGCTGTCGCTGCCTATGCTTGGAAATGAAAAGAGGGATGAACAGGATGTACAAGGTGATGATCGTTGA
- a CDS encoding response regulator, translating to MYKVMIVDDEPLFRDFLRLKMDWKRHGFEVCCEARNGQEALLEAEKHQPHLALVDINMPFMNGIELAVKLKDRFKRMVIVFISGHNEFEYLQKAVRTGVQDYLLKPFNEAEMLEMLARIAPKLPQLSREQEAGPEAEAESGGREGVPSGQEAPEISAARDAIVLGLRMKDAEVLEEVRKAVRQLRACRWGDEYADAMMMGLVSLVLTFAGERGFSYNRVWDSEADKSPFERLKACGSWDEAEEWLIALYRRVIQLTEDVKPTKASQLFASAISYIEQHYADADLSAEQVAGGVYVDPSYLRRVFRKESGYSIVDHITHIRMKKARTLLLEGNRKLADISESVGYADPNYFSKSFKKRFGVTPTEYEKLVKK from the coding sequence ATGTACAAGGTGATGATCGTTGATGATGAGCCGCTGTTCCGTGATTTTTTGCGGCTGAAAATGGACTGGAAGCGGCACGGCTTCGAGGTATGCTGCGAAGCGAGAAACGGACAGGAGGCGCTGCTTGAGGCGGAGAAGCATCAGCCGCATCTGGCGCTGGTTGATATTAACATGCCGTTTATGAACGGCATTGAGCTTGCGGTCAAGCTGAAGGACCGTTTTAAACGGATGGTCATTGTATTTATTTCAGGACACAATGAATTTGAATATTTGCAGAAGGCTGTGCGGACAGGGGTGCAGGATTATCTGCTCAAGCCGTTTAACGAAGCGGAGATGCTGGAAATGCTCGCCCGGATCGCACCCAAGCTGCCGCAATTATCCCGTGAGCAGGAAGCCGGACCGGAAGCAGAAGCTGAGAGCGGCGGGCGAGAAGGTGTGCCGTCCGGACAGGAAGCGCCGGAAATCAGCGCCGCCCGCGACGCGATTGTGCTTGGCCTGCGCATGAAAGATGCCGAGGTTCTGGAGGAGGTCCGCAAGGCGGTCCGCCAGCTTCGCGCCTGCAGGTGGGGAGATGAATATGCGGATGCGATGATGATGGGGCTGGTCTCGCTTGTATTGACCTTTGCAGGAGAGCGGGGCTTCTCCTACAACCGGGTATGGGACAGCGAGGCGGACAAATCGCCATTTGAGAGGCTGAAAGCCTGCGGCTCCTGGGACGAAGCGGAGGAGTGGCTGATTGCGTTGTACCGCAGAGTGATTCAGCTGACGGAAGATGTGAAGCCTACGAAGGCCTCCCAATTGTTCGCATCGGCGATCAGCTACATCGAGCAGCACTACGCTGACGCAGATCTTTCAGCCGAGCAGGTCGCCGGCGGCGTCTATGTAGACCCCAGTTACCTGCGCCGGGTATTCCGCAAGGAGTCGGGCTATTCCATTGTCGACCATATCACACACATCCGCATGAAAAAGGCACGCACCCTCCTGCTGGAAGGCAACCGCAAACTTGCCGACATCTCCGAGAGCGTCGGATACGCCGACCCCAACTATTTCAGCAAAAGCTTCAAAAAACGCTTCGGTGTCACCCCGACCGAGTATGAGAAGCTGGTTAAAAAGTGA
- a CDS encoding extracellular solute-binding protein: MKTEHKRLSALMITLSMTLVLSACGSNAASEETPAANTAAEGGAVKLKVYAQHFDEDTKGPFDYAVAELKKEMPEVEIELDPAVQDGNQKLKTYAATGNMPDIYFTDWATLQTFAKSKNVEVLDDYEATAEYKANLNPGVESRLVAPDGHVYAYPDTGIEFQLIYYNKTIFDEVGIATPIKTIDELAAAAGKLKEAGYVPMSIFAKEKWITAAFYNGLVTREEAAGFGALEQQGLTELPQAFVTAAEQMEKLQQAGLFDANATNTNYDQASSQFYQGKSAMFVNGQWEIYSSAEKLGDQVDWMYWPAKDEATYEASKYYIDGAGSPQGYAVSPASKNKETAVEVAAFLAAKSAEYKYTQLGSPIVSPKTDKPIASDVPVMMQRIADELLPNAKEYAKLLSNTQIQNAINDNTQNILVDGFTTEDFVANLNRTLGKENK, translated from the coding sequence ATGAAAACTGAGCACAAACGTTTAAGTGCACTCATGATAACGCTTTCCATGACACTGGTCCTGTCTGCCTGCGGCAGCAACGCGGCCTCCGAAGAGACACCGGCTGCCAATACCGCAGCTGAAGGCGGCGCGGTCAAGCTGAAGGTTTACGCGCAGCATTTTGACGAAGATACAAAAGGTCCCTTCGACTATGCCGTAGCAGAGCTGAAAAAGGAAATGCCGGAGGTCGAGATTGAGCTTGATCCTGCGGTACAGGATGGCAACCAGAAACTCAAAACTTATGCCGCTACAGGAAATATGCCGGATATTTACTTCACGGACTGGGCGACACTGCAGACTTTTGCCAAATCAAAAAATGTAGAGGTTCTGGACGATTATGAAGCTACTGCGGAATATAAGGCGAATCTCAACCCTGGAGTAGAATCGCGTCTCGTTGCTCCGGACGGACATGTCTATGCTTATCCCGATACAGGCATTGAGTTCCAGCTGATCTATTACAACAAGACGATTTTTGATGAAGTTGGCATTGCCACACCGATCAAAACCATTGATGAACTGGCAGCTGCAGCCGGCAAATTGAAGGAAGCGGGCTATGTGCCGATGTCGATCTTTGCAAAAGAAAAATGGATCACCGCCGCGTTCTATAACGGTCTGGTAACCCGTGAAGAGGCTGCAGGCTTTGGCGCTTTGGAGCAGCAGGGGCTGACAGAGCTGCCGCAGGCATTCGTAACTGCCGCAGAGCAGATGGAGAAGCTTCAGCAAGCCGGACTGTTTGACGCCAACGCGACGAACACGAACTATGACCAGGCTTCCTCGCAGTTCTATCAGGGCAAATCGGCCATGTTCGTGAACGGCCAATGGGAAATCTACAGCTCTGCTGAAAAGCTGGGCGACCAGGTAGACTGGATGTACTGGCCTGCCAAGGATGAAGCCACCTATGAAGCGTCCAAATATTACATTGACGGTGCCGGTTCTCCTCAGGGTTATGCCGTATCCCCGGCCAGCAAGAACAAGGAAACTGCAGTAGAGGTAGCGGCATTCCTTGCGGCAAAATCAGCCGAATACAAATATACGCAGCTGGGCAGCCCGATTGTTTCGCCAAAAACAGACAAGCCGATCGCTTCCGATGTCCCGGTAATGATGCAGCGTATTGCGGACGAGCTTCTGCCGAATGCGAAAGAATACGCGAAGCTGCTGAGCAACACTCAAATTCAGAATGCCATCAATGACAACACCCAAAACATACTGGTAGACGGTTTTACTACAGAAGACTTTGTGGCTAACCTGAACCGTACACTTGGCAAGGAAAATAAGTAA
- a CDS encoding sugar ABC transporter permease — protein sequence MNKYLGNKSALALFLLPALLLYSVILIYPVLQTVVRSFYDWDGLSTATFIGLDNFRELFSDPLLSTSFKNGAIFALVLAVFQIGLGTILALVCANPKTRGRKLLKTAYFIPVVLSVTVVCQLWIAMYDPTNGLINKLFDVLGIPYQQNWLSSPTQSIIAIAFVNAWQFMGYQFSLLYAGVKAVPEDYFEAATIDGCGKWRAHWHVTLPLMRETFKFCFTIAITSGIGAFVQMLIMTNGGPGTTNYTMTFMIYRYAFMESNYGYACAVSVLLVLISLVATVVINKVFDRGQHA from the coding sequence ATGAATAAATACCTGGGAAATAAGTCAGCGCTGGCGCTGTTCCTGCTCCCTGCCCTGTTGTTGTACAGTGTGATCCTGATTTATCCGGTGCTGCAGACCGTGGTGCGCAGCTTTTATGACTGGGACGGGCTGAGCACAGCAACCTTTATCGGTCTGGACAACTTCCGGGAGCTGTTCTCCGATCCGCTGCTCTCCACTTCGTTTAAGAACGGGGCAATATTCGCTCTCGTGCTGGCTGTATTCCAGATCGGTCTGGGTACCATCCTGGCGCTGGTCTGCGCCAATCCGAAAACCCGCGGACGCAAGCTGCTGAAAACAGCTTATTTTATCCCGGTTGTACTCTCGGTTACCGTTGTCTGCCAGCTGTGGATCGCCATGTACGACCCGACAAACGGATTAATTAACAAGCTGTTCGATGTGCTGGGTATTCCCTATCAGCAGAACTGGCTGAGCTCGCCGACACAGTCGATTATCGCGATCGCTTTTGTTAACGCCTGGCAGTTCATGGGCTATCAGTTCTCTCTGCTGTATGCGGGAGTCAAGGCAGTGCCCGAGGATTACTTTGAAGCTGCGACTATTGACGGCTGCGGCAAATGGCGCGCACACTGGCATGTCACACTGCCGCTGATGCGGGAAACGTTCAAATTCTGTTTTACCATCGCCATCACTTCAGGTATTGGTGCATTTGTACAAATGCTGATCATGACCAACGGCGGACCGGGCACGACCAACTACACTATGACCTTCATGATTTACCGGTATGCCTTTATGGAGAGCAATTACGGATATGCCTGTGCAGTATCGGTTCTGCTCGTCTTGATCTCGCTTGTAGCGACCGTTGTCATCAATAAGGTATTTGACCGCGGACAGCACGCCTAA
- a CDS encoding carbohydrate ABC transporter permease gives MNTKAFRSFGSFLLQIPLWLYFIVSIYPLFWMISYSLKNNDEIFVTNPFGLPTHFRFENYVNAWTQFNIPKYFMNSFIVSIISTLFILLLALMFAFAVARMQWKFRSAVRTYMIVGMFMPLQVIMIPLAILVRDFHLTNTYGALIIPYIAIGLPFSTMVFYGFLVSIPREIEEAACIDGASIYRLFAQVILPLALPAIATIAIFQFLNNWNEFTLAYILISDENMKTLPLGLLFFQGSYSTDWGAMGAVMTIASIPMVLVYLLLSEQVERAMTVGSAVKG, from the coding sequence ATGAACACCAAAGCATTCCGGTCCTTCGGCAGTTTTCTGCTGCAAATTCCGCTGTGGCTGTATTTTATCGTATCAATTTATCCGCTTTTCTGGATGATTTCCTATTCCCTGAAAAATAATGACGAAATCTTTGTCACCAACCCGTTCGGCCTGCCGACACACTTCCGTTTTGAGAATTATGTCAATGCCTGGACACAGTTTAATATTCCAAAATACTTTATGAACAGCTTCATTGTATCTATTATTTCCACGCTGTTCATCCTGCTGCTGGCGCTTATGTTCGCTTTTGCCGTAGCCCGGATGCAGTGGAAATTCCGCTCGGCGGTCAGAACGTATATGATTGTCGGCATGTTCATGCCGCTGCAGGTTATCATGATTCCGCTGGCCATTCTGGTGCGCGATTTTCATCTGACCAACACTTATGGGGCACTCATCATTCCCTACATAGCTATCGGACTTCCGTTCTCGACAATGGTGTTCTATGGCTTCCTGGTGAGTATTCCCCGGGAAATCGAAGAGGCGGCCTGCATAGACGGGGCCAGCATCTACCGGTTGTTCGCACAGGTGATCCTGCCGCTGGCGCTCCCGGCGATCGCAACTATCGCTATCTTCCAATTCCTTAACAACTGGAACGAGTTCACCCTGGCGTACATTCTGATCTCAGACGAGAATATGAAAACACTGCCGCTGGGACTGCTCTTCTTCCAGGGTTCTTACAGTACGGACTGGGGAGCGATGGGGGCAGTAATGACAATTGCGTCCATTCCAATGGTGCTTGTCTATCTGCTGCTCAGTGAACAAGTAGAACGTGCAATGACTGTGGGTTCTGCGGTAAAAGGTTAA
- a CDS encoding DUF1801 domain-containing protein: MNQEVTGFIAALQEPWQAEISASLREVVHQAIPAVQERIQYKKPHFLKNGKYAAVISVSKDAVSFTIFNAAALELPEDLFSGPPERKTQKLRKGDTVHAEQLTAWVSEASASL, translated from the coding sequence ATGAACCAGGAAGTCACCGGTTTTATTGCAGCATTGCAGGAGCCATGGCAAGCAGAAATCTCCGCCAGTCTTCGTGAGGTGGTACACCAGGCCATACCGGCTGTGCAGGAACGGATTCAATATAAAAAGCCCCATTTTTTAAAAAACGGGAAGTATGCCGCAGTCATTTCGGTATCCAAAGACGCAGTAAGCTTTACGATCTTTAATGCTGCCGCGTTAGAGCTTCCTGAAGATTTGTTCAGCGGTCCGCCCGAAAGAAAAACACAGAAGCTGCGTAAAGGGGATACCGTTCATGCAGAACAGCTGACGGCCTGGGTCAGTGAGGCTTCAGCCTCACTGTAG
- a CDS encoding carbonic anhydrase family protein: protein MTSSKQASRILVPLLALTVMAGCGNNAQNNNADEAVKAPAAPVSAHQAHWSYEGDTSPEHWAELDELFTACSTGTSQSPVNIVQTQVKEDEALSPVQVKYSPSPVSILNNGHTIQVNLQNQDNTIILEGTAYVLQQFHFHLPSEHEVDGKHAAMELHLVHKSDDGVLAVVGVLITKGADNSELNKLWSVLPSKESEQETAVEGTFDINKLLPADLHSFRYQGSLTTPPCTEGVQWIVLENPVQWSEAQISAFGDIFPHDNRPVQHLGTREIAADQ, encoded by the coding sequence ATGACCAGCAGCAAACAAGCAAGCCGGATCCTGGTCCCCCTGCTCGCTCTTACTGTAATGGCCGGGTGCGGGAATAATGCACAGAACAACAATGCCGACGAAGCAGTCAAAGCACCCGCAGCACCGGTTAGCGCACATCAGGCCCATTGGTCCTATGAAGGCGATACTTCCCCGGAACACTGGGCTGAGCTGGATGAGCTGTTCACGGCATGCAGTACGGGTACCTCGCAGTCTCCGGTCAATATTGTTCAGACCCAAGTGAAGGAAGACGAGGCGCTCTCCCCGGTACAGGTGAAGTATTCGCCGTCCCCGGTATCCATTTTGAACAACGGGCATACCATCCAGGTAAACCTTCAGAATCAGGACAACACAATCATACTGGAAGGCACGGCTTATGTGCTGCAGCAGTTCCATTTTCACCTGCCCAGTGAGCATGAGGTGGACGGCAAGCATGCTGCCATGGAGCTTCATCTGGTCCACAAAAGTGACGACGGGGTGCTTGCTGTAGTGGGGGTTCTCATCACCAAAGGCGCAGACAATAGCGAACTGAACAAGCTGTGGTCCGTGCTGCCTTCGAAAGAGAGCGAACAGGAGACTGCTGTCGAGGGTACCTTCGATATAAACAAGCTGCTTCCGGCAGATCTTCATTCCTTCCGCTACCAGGGCTCACTTACCACGCCTCCGTGCACCGAAGGGGTCCAATGGATCGTTCTGGAAAATCCGGTGCAGTGGTCAGAAGCACAGATTAGCGCGTTCGGAGACATTTTCCCGCATGACAACCGGCCTGTGCAACACCTCGGAACCCGGGAGATTGCTGCGGATCAATGA
- a CDS encoding cellulase family glycosylhydrolase: MTSIVKSRSALVWFLCSALLLSLGIGGGGVKAEGAVAKAGFHPVKAKKMVKLMGRGTNLGNTFEGNWNSQSFGDVKAAVDAFIAAGYTNIRIPVNWGGRGSKYPSTADESGNFSASDPNVATVKQLVDYVLKDVNAERKKDGQKPVILILNTHHEEWAMNAVQGEPAFETNMQRLETIWTGIADLFKDAPETLVFELFNEPHLSMNTGAAAKASVIELNKRAYAAIRSFTVDGRQPHAYRNLIFGGYNYNSGWGLYDTYRNPLDLPGEGEDRYVIGTYHSYFQNLADHLKRVDDVKREFADVHGIPVYLGEFGYEHRGVITDTLLDAYSQIANKAVAEGFAFSVWDDNGWYQIYNRSTGQFNALKDQVLQPGS; the protein is encoded by the coding sequence ATGACATCTATTGTAAAATCCAGATCTGCGCTGGTGTGGTTTCTATGCTCGGCCCTGCTTCTTTCATTAGGAATAGGCGGGGGCGGCGTAAAAGCCGAGGGAGCGGTGGCCAAAGCAGGATTCCATCCCGTGAAGGCCAAAAAAATGGTCAAGCTGATGGGCAGGGGAACCAACCTCGGCAATACGTTTGAAGGAAACTGGAACAGCCAGAGCTTCGGGGATGTGAAGGCGGCGGTTGACGCTTTTATCGCGGCGGGTTATACCAACATCCGGATTCCGGTGAACTGGGGCGGGCGGGGCAGCAAGTATCCGTCAACGGCCGATGAGAGCGGTAATTTCTCTGCCAGCGATCCGAATGTCGCTACAGTGAAGCAGCTGGTGGATTATGTGCTGAAGGATGTGAACGCAGAGCGTAAAAAAGATGGCCAAAAGCCGGTGATCCTCATCCTCAACACGCATCATGAAGAGTGGGCTATGAACGCTGTGCAGGGTGAGCCTGCTTTTGAGACTAACATGCAGCGGCTGGAGACGATCTGGACCGGGATTGCCGATCTGTTCAAGGATGCGCCGGAGACGCTGGTGTTCGAGCTGTTCAATGAACCGCATCTGAGCATGAATACCGGAGCCGCAGCCAAAGCAAGTGTGATCGAACTCAACAAACGTGCATATGCGGCAATCCGCAGCTTCACCGTGGACGGCAGGCAGCCGCATGCGTACCGCAATCTGATTTTTGGCGGATACAACTATAACAGCGGCTGGGGATTGTATGATACGTACCGTAATCCGCTGGACCTGCCGGGTGAGGGAGAAGACCGGTATGTAATCGGTACCTATCATTCTTATTTTCAAAATCTGGCGGATCACCTGAAGCGTGTGGATGATGTGAAGCGGGAATTTGCAGATGTGCACGGCATTCCGGTCTATCTCGGCGAGTTCGGATATGAACACCGGGGAGTGATTACAGATACGCTTTTGGATGCTTACTCGCAGATTGCTAATAAAGCCGTTGCAGAAGGATTCGCTTTCTCGGTATGGGATGACAACGGCTGGTATCAGATCTATAACCGCTCGACCGGGCAATTCAATGCGCTCAAGGACCAGGTGCTGCAACCGGGCAGCTGA
- a CDS encoding sugar ABC transporter permease — protein sequence MGNPIAAVKPAMTNVYRRQKLRRMVRNKWLYIMLLPGLLYFIIFKYVPMYGLLLAFKNYQPFLGFVDSEWVGLKHFNRFFGDPLFWKLLRNTFILAAYNILFFFPLPIILALMLNELRSQAYKKWIQTMVYIPHFMSWVVIVSIAYLFFTTEGGLVNEAIASMGGEKVQFLLSPGWFRTFITGEVMWKETGWGTIIFLAALAGVDTQLYEAAKIDGAGRMRQLWHITLPAIRSTIVILLILRLGNFLDTGFEQIFLMLNSLNREVGEVFDTYVYTTGISQGEYSYSTAVGLFKSVVGLVLVFGSNFLAKRFGEEGIL from the coding sequence ATGGGAAATCCAATCGCGGCTGTGAAGCCGGCAATGACAAATGTGTACCGCAGGCAGAAGCTGAGACGGATGGTCCGCAATAAATGGCTGTATATCATGCTGCTGCCCGGGCTCCTGTATTTTATCATCTTCAAGTATGTACCGATGTACGGTCTGCTGCTGGCATTTAAGAACTATCAGCCTTTTCTGGGTTTTGTGGACAGTGAATGGGTGGGGCTAAAGCATTTCAACCGCTTTTTCGGCGATCCGCTGTTCTGGAAGCTGCTGAGGAATACGTTCATCCTGGCCGCTTACAATATTTTATTCTTTTTTCCGCTGCCGATTATTCTTGCCTTAATGCTTAATGAACTGCGGTCGCAGGCGTACAAAAAGTGGATTCAGACGATGGTCTACATCCCCCATTTTATGTCCTGGGTCGTTATCGTCTCGATTGCTTACCTGTTTTTTACGACCGAGGGCGGTCTGGTGAATGAAGCGATTGCGTCCATGGGCGGCGAAAAAGTCCAGTTCCTGCTCAGTCCCGGCTGGTTCCGGACGTTCATTACCGGCGAAGTGATGTGGAAGGAAACGGGCTGGGGAACGATCATCTTCCTGGCGGCGCTGGCCGGAGTGGATACCCAGCTCTATGAGGCTGCCAAAATAGACGGGGCAGGGCGCATGCGCCAGCTGTGGCATATTACGCTTCCGGCGATCCGGTCCACCATTGTAATTCTGCTGATCCTGCGGCTGGGCAATTTCCTCGATACAGGGTTTGAACAAATCTTCCTGATGCTGAATTCACTCAACCGGGAGGTCGGTGAAGTCTTCGATACCTATGTCTATACGACCGGGATATCCCAGGGTGAATACAGCTACAGTACGGCGGTCGGATTGTTCAAGTCCGTTGTGGGGCTGGTGCTCGTCTTCGGCTCCAACTTCCTGGCCAAGCGGTTCGGTGAGGAAGGCATTCTCTAA